A portion of the Bactrocera neohumeralis isolate Rockhampton chromosome 2, APGP_CSIRO_Bneo_wtdbg2-racon-allhic-juicebox.fasta_v2, whole genome shotgun sequence genome contains these proteins:
- the LOC126767959 gene encoding serine protease snake-like: MSNEGNLHVVVFVLLSIVGGQSNAIDCNNARGECKELQYCPSLYISKIDTNSILFCDKSKGIVCCPRTEFAFELQSQVSDTDTYAEKACSEYAKFAPSSCSEPLIYGGVKAKPKEFPSIALLGSKDNTGQIDWYCGGTLISRRFVVTAAHCFRIASSLNIVRLGELDYSTTNDATQTQDFNVLHAVLHPSYNLDRYNDIALIELDHDAILNEYVIPACLPSKTARYKNFTAVGWGKTERGISSPHLLKVALDLFTGDQCTTSVPVEENLEMGLKERTQICAGSYQHGIDTCNGDSGGPLYVQHKKYPCMLQVAAITSFGYVQCGTAGIPSINTKVNLYLDWIENVVWNASPL, from the exons atgtccaATGAAGGCAATCTtcatgttgttgtgtttgtcTTGCTCTCAATTGTGGGTGGGCAAAGCAACG CCATAGACTGCAACAACGCCAGAGGTGAATGTAAGGAGCTTCAATATTGCCCTTCTCTATACATATCCAAAATCGATACAAACTCCATACTTTTTTGTGATAAATCGAAGGGTATCGTCTGCTGTCCACGAACGGAGTTTGCCTTTGAGCTACAAAGTCAGGTCTCTGATACAGATACATACGCTGAAAAGG caTGTTCTGAGTATGCAAAGTTTGCGCCCAGTTCTTGTTCAGAACCACTGATTTATGGAGGTGTGAAAGCCAAGCCAAAGGAATTCCCCTCGATTGCACTGCTTGGATCAAAAGATAATACCGGACAGATAGATTGGTACTGTGGTGGCACTTTGATAAGCAGACGCTTTGTCGTTACGGCAGCGCATTGTTTCCGAAT TGCCAGTAGCCTAAATATCGTACGCTTGGGCGAATTGGATTACAGTACTACGAATGATGCCACACAAACACAAGATTTCAATGTATTACATGCAGTTTTACATCCAAGCTACAATTTGGATCGGTACAATGATATTGCACTGATCGAACTCGACCACGATGCAATACTTAATGAGTATGTCATTCCGGCCTGCTTGCCATCAAAAACTGCTAGGTATAAAAACTTCACAGCTGTTGGTTGGGGTAAAACCGAGAGAGGCATCTCATCGCCACATCTGCTCAAGGTAGCATTGGATTTGTTTACCGGCGACCAATGTACTACATCTGTACCGGTAGAAGAAAATCTCGAAATGGGCCTTAAAGAACGCACTCAAATCTGTGCTGGCAGTTATCAGCATGGTATTGACACATGCAACGGTGACTCTGGTGGACCGCTTTATGTGCAGCATAAAAAATATCCTTGCATGTTGCAAGTAGCCGCCATTACTTCGTTTGGTTATGTGCAATGTGGCACAGCTGGCATCCCTAGTATCAATACGAAGGTGAACTTGTATTTAGACTGGATTGAGAATGTGGTGTGGAATGCGAGCCCattgtaa